GCCCCAGCCGGAGGGCTCAGGCTACGTGCTGTCACGGGTGCTGCCGCCGCTCGCCCTGCGCGTCCCCATCTTCATCAGCGCCGGGGCCAAGGACGCCGCCTCCAAGGACGCTGTCGAGGCCGTCCGCAAGGACCTGGAGCGGAGCCGCAGCAACAAGATCGAAATCTTCCCCTCCTCCCTCCGCGGCTACAAACTCCTCCGCCTGGAGCCCGGCGCCGCCGAGGCCCTTGTGAAGTTCCTCGACGCCGAGATCAAGCTCCGCCCCAACGAGTGGGAACCCCGCTACAACCAGGTCCCCATCACCTTCTCCGACGTCCAGACCGTCCGCCGCCAACAGCCTGAGGACAAAAAGGCCCAGGAGAAGAAGGCTGACGAGAAGAAAGCCGAGGAGAAGAAGGCTGACGAAAAGAAGGGCGAAGAGGAAAAGAAGGCCCCCGGCGACTCAAAATCCGCGAAATCCGAGTAAAATCAGACTGGTCGCGGCCTCGGAATCGGGCGACAATTCCCCTGGCTACTACAGTCGTAAGACCAGAGGGAAGGAGGGGGCGGGATGAGTATGTTCTCGGACGACCCGACCTGGCCGGTAGGAGCGCTTCTCTTCGTCGCCGCGCTCTGTTTCGTGGGGCTCAGGGTGCGGCAGGAGGGAAAGTACCTGATCTGGGGCCTGACGGCGCTGGGGCTGGCGGCCCTGGTCCTGACGGTGGAATGGATGTGGGTGACCGACGAGGAGCGGATTGAAGCCGTCGTCTACGACCTCCGCCGCGCGCTGCTGGCCTCGGACGCGGACGGCGTGCTGGCTCACCTGACGCCCGACGTCCAGTACGTGCAGTCGGGTGAGCCGCGGTCGTCCAACGAGACCCGGAATCTCATCCGCAACGCGATGGACGGCTCGAAGCTCGACATCGTGCGGATTCGCGAGCTTCAAACCAGCGCCGGACGGCTGACGAAACGGGGGAAGGCCGAATTCAAGGCGCTCGTGAAGGGGACCGTGCAGGGGCCGTTCGGGTTCGCCGGCAGCGGCGGCTCGGATTCGACCTGGTCGCTGGGGTTCGAGCAGACCAAGTCCGGGGTTTGGAAGGTCAACCGAATCACGCCCGTGGCGACCTCGTTCAATCCCTCCATTCTCAACGCCCCATCGGTCCACCGTGAATTCGGGCGGAGTCCGGGGTTCAACATGGAAGGCGGGATGATGGACCCCGCGCTCGGCGGGTCGCCGCCGGCACCCGGCGGCTCC
This sequence is a window from Paludisphaera rhizosphaerae. Protein-coding genes within it:
- a CDS encoding nuclear transport factor 2 family protein gives rise to the protein MSMFSDDPTWPVGALLFVAALCFVGLRVRQEGKYLIWGLTALGLAALVLTVEWMWVTDEERIEAVVYDLRRALLASDADGVLAHLTPDVQYVQSGEPRSSNETRNLIRNAMDGSKLDIVRIRELQTSAGRLTKRGKAEFKALVKGTVQGPFGFAGSGGSDSTWSLGFEQTKSGVWKVNRITPVATSFNPSILNAPSVHREFGRSPGFNMEGGMMDPALGGSPPAPGGSDGRRQGPFRLDRKHLGSGGWGRSGY